The nucleotide sequence tataaaattgtaggatATTTCATTCACAAGAaggtggtttgaaaaaattttttctactgcaaaaattgagtgaatcgtaaatgagcctatatcgaaaaacatttatttttttgatacAAAACTaccactttcgatagcgaataaatcgaaaactattaattttatcaaaaaaatgtatagaacattttttgcttggaattaatgtttttatcaacttttgcagtcaaaatataacaaaaaaatttccacccccgagatggggtggcaaccacccccatggtaaaagcgccttttggcatcatataattttgatccttggactatccactacttattctcaaattttcaagcaaatcgatccattctgtaaaaattgcgaggttttgtcctattttaagcttcattacttggactaaaaatTTTAGTCTTGACTAAAATATAAACCCCCGGATAAGTCTTCTAAGACAATGGCATCgaatatattttaattaaatgtttAATCCTTTTCTAACAAatcaaataaacaaatttaatatatgacacacaaataaatattttttacagaaAATTCTAAGGCAGGATTTAAATCATTTAAACAGGTTACTGGCCGATTTAGATTTAGCAAGTcccaaattataaaaaacaattattattgtagcacTATTCTAGCACCGAATCTAGCACTCCTTctctctgcgtaatttgacataaatttcttaaaactaggctgtgcggcatctttcatcttctgttggaggactcgggcttcttctgtttcatttgagccagcatatggtgcaagacgatttatgtgaataacttttggtttaccgtttgggaacttcttaattctgtatattacgtcatttattttcttcttaacttcatacggaccttcccattgtctttgcagtttagaacacaagccgcgacgacgttgtggattataaatccagacaagatcacctattTCGAAGCtctcattcttgcatcgagaatcatattgatctttcattctgtcactggctatctggatgtgttgtcgggcaagttcatgaatgttgttcattcgtagcTTCAGGCagtcgacgtattcttcgcctgcaacatgttcctcggagggtctgcagccaaactctaggtcgcagggcaaacgaacttcacgacccaacatcaggcaggttggtgtctgacctgtagtttcattcacggccgagcggtaggccatcaggaataaatgaatgtgctggtcccaatctcgctgatgttcagatacaactttggacaagtgtttacccatcgttcggttcatcctctcgactattccatctgattgaggatacAGGGGTGTcattctggtcttattgacaccaatcaatttacaaacgttttggaaaagggctgactcaaagtttcgcccttggtcggaatggatctccaagggaacaccaaatcgactgaagaattctttaacaagtacctctgcaacggtagcagcttcttgatttggtaatgtataggcctcggtccatttcgtaaaataatccatagctaataggatatatttatttccagcatcggtttctggaaattgacctgcaatgtcgatcgctactctttccataggactaccaacgttgtactgtctcatgggtgctctctttttaccaactggaccattactggatgcacacagttcacatttccggtaCCATCTTcgtacatcatctttacagttcacccaatagaaccattctcgaaccttttgcagagtcttcgtaataccaaagtgtccacctgatgcaccgtcatgcaactgacgcaatacttctgaaactttacttttaggtacaatcaactgaagcttagattctgtaccatcatcacTCTCAAAGAATCTGTAAAGAAGATCAtgttttagtaccaggcaattccattggctccagtaggcattgacttctggactacatgcactaatgttttgccaactaggtctctcaccttgacGCATCcgatccaatactctttttatacatggatcatcttcttgggcgtcttgtaactgttggggctgccattgctcattaactattaactacggtggttcgtctcacggggaaAAATCATTCCTCTAATTTAGCatagtgattacaatttgcactgcatggtcgtctcgaaatggcatcagcatttgaatgaactcttccggtcctgtgttctatctcgtaatcatatattcttgtaatcgttctaaccattttgccatctggccctctggattacggaattgtatgagccattttagagcagcgtgatctgtgcgaagaaggaactttctgccatacaagtatttatgggaATGTTCGCAAGCCTTTCACTACGCCCAgaagttctcttctggtaacgcaatagtttctttctggtttcgacaggactttgctgaaataagcgatgactttttcctgccTGGTGCGGGTAGCTTAATATTGATGCACTAATCAGAGCCATTTGTAGGTgctcgaaagctttttgacactcttcactccatgtatattctttgccctcctccgtcaactttgttaggggcttggagatattggcaaatcctttgacaaatcgtcggcaatatgtacataggccaaggaaacttctaatttcatgtttatctcttGGTACTGGCccatctttaattgcttcaatcccaaatatgtcccaaatacttaacttctcgccgaaacatgtgacatttcttcggacttaacttcaagttcgctgccctcaatcgttgaaagacttctattagattcttggcatgttcatcaaaggaccttccaaccacaattacatcatccaagtaaaccaggcatgttttccatgttagacctcttaaaactgcctccattaatctttcaaatgtgacaggagcattacataaaccaaaaggcatagccgtaaactgagaaaaccctgatcctatcgaaaatgcggttttctcccgatcgacTGGCTCCATATCTACGTGCCAATATCCACTCTTTAAATCGAGTGTGAagaaccaacgagaaccggagagagtatccaatgtatcatctattctgggcaaaggatacctatctttttttgttaccgtattgagctggcggtagtcaatacaaaaacgcgttgaaccatctttcttctttaccagaactactggtgatgtccatggactgtttgATGGTTCAATAACCCcctgtttgtccatatccttgataatctcttcggcttcatctcttttcgcaaatgggagtcgtctaggccgttgtctgattggctgagcgtctggtatttattttatgcgttactatgcttgttttgcccttatccttcttatcgatagcaaaaacatcttgatactcgtATCAGCATTGACCTCACTTTTttcgttcgttcatgatcaagatcttggcatcttcaaTGACCATCTCAACTAGCTCTTTGGATACTTcgacttcgatgatttctcattggtattcatagatcaaattgaagccacgggaacacactgtccgatcaaagctcctctactcaacttgatagcagtttcctttaaattcataactcttacagggacgACATCTCGAACTCTCACCAAAGTTTTTGCCGTTAGGAATTTCACATtgtccacatcttcgaccatccttaaacttccctctcggcagtgttcATCAAGtctggtcatcagaattttctcactattaccgggtatggttatgtcgcatgtagttagtaagcggatgacatcttctttgtcttcTACACTTtcctgtatcttatcgaatgttctaaaAACTtattcaagtttctcgttgttttGTTTACAAAcatctttaattacttgagaagtctcgtcaaatattttagcaacattttcgaatttatcgtcgtTTTTTCTAGAATCTTTtgagaagtttcatcgatcgtttgaGAAACAGTTtcaaatttcgataagattgtTTCTTCCGCTGACttgaagtggaacgtctctgggtcatctccatTCTTCCTGAGAacctcctcgagtcgtgcttgcaGGACTTTCTTGGACTCACTAACATCTAACTCGCGTTCTTCTAACTGCTCCCGCAACTTTTTTGAGGAAGGTCTGCTAGCAGCATCtctggtcggcacacacgtacttctCAAATgttcttttaaaagtctttccgaataccaaACAATTCACGCACTTTAATTATTCCCGAAGagtaaagttcaaaagtcttttaattttttttacttcacttttatttatatCGCACCAAGTTTACTGCAttaagtttaccgaacaccggACACCAACTGTAGcagtttttactgtaataacttataattacaatgaaactagcggttcgtatttatatacgactttattaatttatttatacaagtttactttgcAAACTCTAGCTTaaactaactctatttacaaaatcCGTTCCTATATATAGCCCAGCCGTTATTTCTGGAAGATTCTACCCATCTCTAGTTATTGTCGCGACATTCGCTTAATTGCTCGTCTTCCGGCCCGCTGCATCGCGTCTTATCTAGAAAGATCGATGTGGCTCTGTGCGTGTGGAGATGGGACCTGTTATACGAGAGTCTGTCAAAAGTAATCTTTTAAGTATTACATTATTATTTGAAACATTCGCTGGAAATAGTCAAGTTGTCTATCACAAGACGAATACAATGGTAGAAGGTAATGGTTTTGACAAGCGCTATGAGTCATGCTCAAACAGTACACAATTTGCGTGTTAATTACAAGGTGATAGCTCTTGTGAAAATCCAAATCTTATATTTTCTTCACAATCTGGCATCCTTGTATAGAGATGGACAAGTAGTGGTGAAGAATATATTCCAGTAAAAGTCTGAATTAAATTTCTGTAATTAGTTTCTGAAATTTACTACTAGGGGCCGCTACCTGACGGCAGATTGAAAGTCAATCAAGACTCTCGTAAAGGTTGGCTAACtatcctttttttaaacaatgctaatactaaatgctaataaatatgtaagtttttttacACAGCTCTAAGGCTTCATCCCGGTTGAACACCTCGGAGGTTTAGACCTCCtttgtgttttaatttttttttattactttatgtatttctttttaaaacttttgttctggcaaatattttcttttattaaaaaacaaattcttaTACTTTGGTTTTTCTTTTAGGTGTTCCACACGATATTACAATGGAAGTTACAAGTACCAAACCAGTAAATGCTCCCAAAGCATATTTGAAAACTTATACCGGCGAAAGACTGTATAAATGTAAAATTTGTTGTAAGCTGTTTATTGTAAAAAGTAGTTTAAAGGATCATAtgagagttcacactggtgaaaaaccttataaatgtaaaatttgtagtaagcagtttagTCACATAAGTAATTTAAATAAGCATATGAAGATTCACattggtgaaaaaccttataaatgtgaaatttgtattAAGCAGTTTAGTTACCTTAGTAGTTTAAATGATCATATGACtgttcacactggtgaaaaaccttataaatgtaaaatttgtagtaagcagtttgGTCACATAAGTAATTTAAATAAGCATATGAAGATTCACattggtgaaaaaccttataagtgtgaaatttgtatTAAGCAGTTTAGTTACCTTAGTAGTTTAAATGAGCATAtgagagttcacactggtgaaaaaccttataaatgcgaaatttgtagtaagcagtttagTCGCAAAAGTGGTTTAGATAAGCATATGAAAATTCACAcgggtgaaaaaccttataaatgcgACATTTGTAGTAAGCTGTTTACTGAAAATGGTACTTTAAAGGAGCATATGAGAATTCATACAGGTGAAAGACTttatgaatgtgaaatttgtagtaagccgTTTACTCGACTAAGTAGTTTAAAGCTGCATAtgagagttcacactggtgaaaaaccttataaatgtgaaatttgtagtaagcagtttagTGAACTAAGTAACTTAAATACGCACATGAAAATTCACACGGGTGAaagaccttataaatgtgaaatttgtagtaagctgTTTTATATAAAGAGTAGTTTAAAGGTGCATATGAGAGTTCACTCGGGCGAaagaccttataaatgtgaaatttgtagtaagcagtttagTCGCAAAAGTGGTTTAGATAAGCATATGAAAATTCACGcgggtgaaaaaccttataaatgtaaAATTTGTTGTAAGCAGTTTAGTCACATAAGTAATTTAAATACGCATATGAAGATTCACATTGGTGAAAAAcgttataaatgtgaaatttgtagtaagcagtttagTTACCTTAGTAGTTTAAATGAGCATAtgagagttcacactggtgaaaaaccctataaatgcgaaatttgtagtaagcagtttagTCGCAAAAGTGGTTTAGATAAGCATATGAAAATTCACAcgggtgaaaaaccttataaatgcgACATTTGTAGTAAGCTCTTTACTGAAAATGGTACTTTAAAGGAGCATATGAGAATTCATACAGGTGAAAGACTttatgaatgtgaaatttgtagtaagccgTTTACTCGACTAAGTAGTTTAAAGGTGCATAtgagagttcacactggtgaaaagccttataaatgtgaaatttgtagtaagcagtttagTGACCTAAGTCACTTAAATACGCACATGAAAATGCACACGGGTGAaagaccttataaatgtgaaatttgtagtaagcagttttATATAAGGAGTAGTTTAAAGGTGCATATGAGAGGTCACTCGGgcgaaaaaccttataaatgtgaaatttgtagtaagcagtttactATAAAAGGTAGTTTAAGTGAGCATAtgagagttcacactggtgaaaaaccttataactGTGAAATTTGTAGTGAACAGTTTAGTTACCTACGTAGTTTAAAAGAGCATATTATGACtgttcacactggtgaaaaaccttataaatgtgaaaatTGTAATAAACAGTTTAGTCTCAACCGTACTTTAAATAGTCATATGCTAGTTCACAGTGGtaaaaaaccttataaatgtgaaatttgtagtcaGCAGTTTAGTCGCAAAAGTAATTTAAATAGGCATATGCTAGTTCACAGTGGTAAAAGACCTTTGTGAATGTGAAATTTGTGGTGAGCAGTGTACTCAACTACATAATGTTATACGAATTgactctttattatttttatttatgattctatttatatttatgtttaagttattttaaataaaaacacgatttatattttttattttacaaactttaattaatatgtaatttattaaaaatattacagagTCTAATTTATATACTATTATGATCTGATTTTTTTCTTCTTGTGAGATTATCATTACTTTTATTaattactttaaaatttaataaacatcAATAAATCAAATTCTCAGGGCGAATTTATTATacatactattaaaataaacaaaactgttgttgctaagtaaaaaaattcttctaataatttatttaatctgactcatttatattggcaattcagacgtatattatacattttaaagtagaagactttaaaatgatatcaccaatatttatgagttgcgttcctgggacga is from Diabrotica virgifera virgifera chromosome 9, PGI_DIABVI_V3a and encodes:
- the LOC126892343 gene encoding zinc finger protein 271-like isoform X2, with translation MMHWNENIKDSGNQKKLTYIKDEGDSLKKYDNEQVKSELDLDEYGFESSSGQESVLDEYSDDIKIENHVVEDVSNEIKLEIKKELEEYSIGVPHDITMEVTSTKPVNAPKAYLKTYTGERLYKCKICCKLFIVKSSLKDHMRVHTGEKPYKCKICSKQFSHISNLNKHMKIHIGEKPYKCEICIKQFSYLSSLNDHMTVHTGEKPYKCKICSKQFGHISNLNKHMKIHIGEKPYKCEICIKQFSYLSSLNEHMRVHTGEKPYKCEICSKQFSRKSGLDKHMKIHTGEKPYKCDICSKLFTENGTLKEHMRIHTGERLYECEICSKPFTRLSSLKLHMRVHTGEKPYKCEICSKQFSELSNLNTHMKIHTGERPYKCEICSKLFYIKSSLKVHMRVHSGERPYKCEICSKQFSRKSGLDKHMKIHAGEKPYKCKICCKQFSHISNLNTHMKIHIGEKRYKCEICSKQFSYLSSLNEHMRVHTGEKPYKCEICSKQFSRKSGLDKHMKIHTGEKPYKCDICSKLFTENGTLKEHMRIHTGERLYECEICSKPFTRLSSLKVHMRVHTGEKPYKCEICSKQFSDLSHLNTHMKMHTGERPYKCEICSKQFYIRSSLKVHMRGHSGEKPYKCEICSKQFTIKGSLSEHMRVHTGEKPYNCEICSEQFSYLRSLKEHIMTVHTGEKPYKCENCNKQFSLNRTLNSHMLVHSGKKPYKCEICSQQFSRKSNLNRHMLVHSGKRPL
- the LOC126892343 gene encoding zinc finger protein 845-like isoform X3, producing MEVTSTKPVNAPKAYLKTYTGERLYKCKICCKLFIVKSSLKDHMRVHTGEKPYKCKICSKQFSHISNLNKHMKIHIGEKPYKCEICIKQFSYLSSLNDHMTVHTGEKPYKCKICSKQFGHISNLNKHMKIHIGEKPYKCEICIKQFSYLSSLNEHMRVHTGEKPYKCEICSKQFSRKSGLDKHMKIHTGEKPYKCDICSKLFTENGTLKEHMRIHTGERLYECEICSKPFTRLSSLKLHMRVHTGEKPYKCEICSKQFSELSNLNTHMKIHTGERPYKCEICSKLFYIKSSLKVHMRVHSGERPYKCEICSKQFSRKSGLDKHMKIHAGEKPYKCKICCKQFSHISNLNTHMKIHIGEKRYKCEICSKQFSYLSSLNEHMRVHTGEKPYKCEICSKQFSRKSGLDKHMKIHTGEKPYKCDICSKLFTENGTLKEHMRIHTGERLYECEICSKPFTRLSSLKVHMRVHTGEKPYKCEICSKQFSDLSHLNTHMKMHTGERPYKCEICSKQFYIRSSLKVHMRGHSGEKPYKCEICSKQFTIKGSLSEHMRVHTGEKPYNCEICSEQFSYLRSLKEHIMTVHTGEKPYKCENCNKQFSLNRTLNSHMLVHSGKKPYKCEICSQQFSRKSNLNRHMLVHSGKRPL
- the LOC126892343 gene encoding zinc finger protein 271-like isoform X1; this translates as MDCNENIKDFRNQEVLTYIKDEGDSLKKYNNKQVKSELDLDEYHFESSCGQESVLDEYCSDDIKIKNHVVEDVSNEIKIEIKKELEEYSIGVPHDITMEVTSTKPVNAPKAYLKTYTGERLYKCKICCKLFIVKSSLKDHMRVHTGEKPYKCKICSKQFSHISNLNKHMKIHIGEKPYKCEICIKQFSYLSSLNDHMTVHTGEKPYKCKICSKQFGHISNLNKHMKIHIGEKPYKCEICIKQFSYLSSLNEHMRVHTGEKPYKCEICSKQFSRKSGLDKHMKIHTGEKPYKCDICSKLFTENGTLKEHMRIHTGERLYECEICSKPFTRLSSLKLHMRVHTGEKPYKCEICSKQFSELSNLNTHMKIHTGERPYKCEICSKLFYIKSSLKVHMRVHSGERPYKCEICSKQFSRKSGLDKHMKIHAGEKPYKCKICCKQFSHISNLNTHMKIHIGEKRYKCEICSKQFSYLSSLNEHMRVHTGEKPYKCEICSKQFSRKSGLDKHMKIHTGEKPYKCDICSKLFTENGTLKEHMRIHTGERLYECEICSKPFTRLSSLKVHMRVHTGEKPYKCEICSKQFSDLSHLNTHMKMHTGERPYKCEICSKQFYIRSSLKVHMRGHSGEKPYKCEICSKQFTIKGSLSEHMRVHTGEKPYNCEICSEQFSYLRSLKEHIMTVHTGEKPYKCENCNKQFSLNRTLNSHMLVHSGKKPYKCEICSQQFSRKSNLNRHMLVHSGKRPL